GGATATTTTGAAGATTTCATCACTATTGCTGGTCAACCCGCATATATCTCTAGCCCTATAGCTATTGACTCTGACAAGCCGTCTCCTATCATAGTGTACAGTCACGGTTCAAACACTACTGTTAGTACCGGAATGGATTCTGAATTCATGTACGACCTACGAGAATATTCAGAGATATTCACAAAGGAGGGATATATCTTTTCTGCGTCTAATCAGCACGGAGCAAATTGGGGTAGTCCCGAGGCCATAGCAGACATGCAGAATCTTATTGAAAATATAAAAGAAAATTACAATTCAAATGGAGATATCTATCTTATCGGATATAGTATGGGGGGGTTGCCAACACTCAGATTTGCATTTAATTATCCTGAAAATATTGTAAAGATAGCTCTCCTAGCACCAACCTCATATGCATCTAGCTACACAGAAGCTGATTTTAACGCGATCAAAGATATCCCTATCAAGATCTGGCATGGTAATGCGGATGTAAACGTAGGGATCTTTTTGAGCAAAGATCTTGTTGCAAGAGCAGATCTATTCGATGTACCGATCGAGCTCGTAGAGTTACCGGAAAAGGGGCATTGGGATGTTGATACGGAGTTGATAACTAATATTAATGTTTTTTTTAGTTATAAGTAAGAATTTTGGTGTATTGTTTGGGAGGGGTGGTTCTATACCTGGAATCAGAAGTATTGGTACTTACACGTTAGCCATACTGTCATTACTCTCTGTATGTCTATTCTGGAAAGAGCCTATTCTACTGGCAGGTGTACTCCTGTTGTTATCGATCATTATGATCGGTATTGGAAGAGACCAGATCGGTCTTCGCTTATATCTTTGGATCACATGTGGAATTGCTGGTTCTGTCGCAGAGTTCCTTGCGATTCAAGCAGGTGCTTGGCAGTATACAGATCATGCAAAGAGTGTTCCTATTTGGCTTCCATTACTACGGGGAATTGCCGCTATATTCATCCAACAGCACAGTAAGGGTGCTCGTAGACTACCAAAGGTTACCATCAAATGATCTTTTTCTCTTTTGGGTAGTCATTCCACTCAACCTATTGTTCGATCATGAATTCGATCGTCACGCTTCCATCTTTGTCTTTGTACTGGTTGAACCTCTTCATACCGGCCTTCTCCATGACCTTAATTGATCCGATATTATCAGCATCGCATTCGCCATGTATCAATTCGATATTTGGGAAGGTGGCGAAGCATTTCTTAATTACCAGACTTAATGCCTCGGTAGCATAACCAAATCCCCAATACTTCGGTAATATTGCATAACCAAAGTTCATCACTTTGCGATCTGGAAGACTTGCTACCTCCTCCTCCGGATCGCCAATCCCAATGAATCCTATTGATCTGTTCTGATCCTTCTCAATTATCACGTAGTGTAGTGATGTCAGTTCACCCTCCATCCCTTTAACCATGCCCATAAGGAATTCTAAAACCTTCTCTTCACTATCTCGTTTAATATATTCGAAGTGCTCTGTCACCTTTGGATCCATACATAACCCAATAAATAGAGGATGGTCTGCTTTATTTGGTGCTCTAAGGATAATCCTGTCTGTTTCAATTTCCATCACTATATAGTACTGTATCGAGTAACAATTATCTAGCAACAAAAAAACCCACCTTTCGGTGGGTCTTCAATTTCATAAAGTCCTGGCAACGACCTATTTTCCCAGCCCCTTGCGGGACAAGTATCTTCGGCGCTGGAGCGTTTTACTTCTGAGTTCGGGATGGGGTCAGGTAGTTCCGCTCCGCTACGATCGCCAGGCTACTAAAGGCAACATGATACATTTACATTTACCTTTACTAGCCTGACAACCTCTCCCGAAGGAGAGATATCAGGACTTTAGGTTTTAGTAAAGAGCCGCCCCGCTAACTTATAGTGCATTTGAGGGTTGGTGTATTTTCAATACATTCACCTTCAACTTCCGCACTATAAGTTAGCGGAACACACAGTATGTTTTAGCATACTGAAAACTGAATAGAACTTTAGCAAAGATTCAAAAAGTATTCGCTCGATTAGTACTCCTCGGCTAAACACATTGCTGTGCTTACACCTAGAGCCTATCAACGTGGTAATCTTCCACGGAGCTTCAGAGTGTTCAAGACACTCAAGTATATTTAATCTTGGGACCGGCTTCGCACTTATATGCTTTCAGTGCTTATCCGTTAGCAACTTAGCTACCCAGCGATGCTCCTGGCGGAACAACTGGTACACTAGAGGTTACCGCACCCCGATCCTTTCGTACTAGGGGTCAACTCCCTCAAATATACAACGCCTGTACCGGATAGAGACCGACCTGGCTCACGACGGTCTGAACCCAGCTCACGTGCCGCTTTAATGGACGAACAGTCCAACCCTTGGGATCTTATCCAATCCCAGGATGCGACGAGCCGACATCGAGGTGCCGAACCTCCCCGTCAATATGAACTATCGGGGGAGACTAGCCTGTTATCCCCGGGGTAGCTTATCTCCGTTAATCAATGGCGTATCCACATACTGCCAGAGGATCACTTAGACCTACTTTCGTAACTGCTCGGGATGTCTCCCTCACAGTAAAGCTGACTTATGCCTATGCACTCTTCACCCGATTTCCATCCGGGTTGAGTCAACCTTTGTGCGCTTGCGGTACTCTTTAGCAAGCAACCGCCCCAGTCAAACTGCCCACCACGCACTGTCATGCGACCGGATCACGGTCACAGTTAGAAACAAAACAACAAAAGGGAGGTATTACACTGTCGACTCCCCCAGCCCTGACGAGCCGGGTTCAAAGTCTCCCTCCTATTCTCTACAGTCGTAACCTTGTTTCAATGCGAAGCTGCAGTAAAGCTCCACGGGGTCTTTTTGTCCTGGTACAGGAAGGCCGCATCTTCACAGCCATTTCAATTTCGCCGAGCACGTTGTCAAGACAGTGGAAGGATCGTTACGCTATTCATGCAAGTCACTAATTAAGTGACGAGGTATTACGCTACCTTAGGACCGTTATAGTTACAGCCGCCATTGACCAGGGCTTCAGTCGCAAGCTTCTCCACCGCTGTAAGAACCGAAGTTCAAACAGCAGTTAGATAACCCGCTTCCTTAACCTTCCGGCATTGGGCAAGCGTCAGCACCTATACATCCTCTTGCGAGTTTGCAGGCGCCTGTAGTTTTGGTAACTAGTCGTCCCTCCCTATTCTCTGCGGCCATAATCGACAAAAATTTATAAATAAACTAATGACGTATGGCCCTCCTTCTCCCGAAGTTACGGAGTGAATTTGCCGAATTCCTTAACAACGCATCACTCGTACGCCTTGGTGCATTTACACCAGTCTACCTGTGTCGGTTTGCAGTACGGTTGCCAATACTTTCCCATAGGACCGAAGTCCTATGCAGCTAGAAGTTTTTCCAGGGGGAGTAATCCAACGGATCGGATCCCCGAAGTTCACCTTTTCATCATGACTTGCTTTCATCCCCAGAGGGAATCGCCGGACCGGATTTTCCTAGCCCGACTGACTTGTCATTTGAACCCTAATCCAATAAAGGGCCCGCTTTTTCAATCCCCTAGCTCCATCGCGAAGTATTCGCAGTACAGGAATATTAACCTGTTGCCCGTCTCCTACGCATTTCTGCCTCGGATTAGGACCGACTAACCCATGGTTGACTGACATAGCCATGGAAACCTTAGACATTCGGCGAGCAGGGTTTTCACCTGCTTTTCGCTACTCATCCCGGCATTCTCACTTCTATACGCTCCAGCAGCTCCTTACGGGCCACCTTCGCAGCGTTGGTCTGAATGCTAATCAGACACGTATAGAACGCTCTCCTACCGCCCATCCCGCTAACTTATAGCGCGAGATAGAATGAAGCAAAAATGCATATCAATGCACTTTACTCCACCCCCTCTTCACATTATAAGTTAGCGGGATAGACTCGCAGTTTCGGTACTCACCTTTAGCCCCGTTAATTTTAGGCGCAGGGTCTCTAGACCAGTAAGCTATTACGCACTTTTTAAAGGATGGCTGCCTCTAAGCCAACCTCCTGGGTGTTTGAGAAACTCCACCTCCTTTGCCACTAAGATGAGATTTTGGGACCTTATCTGACGATCTGGGCTGTTTCCCTTTCCTCCAATGGATCTTAGCACCCATGGAGTAACTGCCGTAATGTACACAATGGTATTCGGAGTTTAACTGGATCGGGTACCCTTTCGGGCCCCAAACCCAATCAGTGCTCTACCCCCAAAGCTTAAATTACGACGCTAGCCCTAAAGCTATTTCGGAGAGAACCAGCTATCACCAGGTTCGATTGGCATATTACCGCTAATCACAACTCATCTCACAATTTTGTAACATTGAAGAGTTCGGGCCTCCATTCATCTTTCGATGAATTTCACCCTGGTTGAGATTAGATCACCTGGTTTCGGGTTTAGTGCATACGACTGTCCCGCTAACTTATAGCGCTCACCTGACAGATCAAACTGCAGATGTTAGACATTGGAGAAACTCCTCAATCTAGCACTATAAGTTAGCGGATCGCCCTATTCGGACTCGCTTTCGCTCCGGCTCCGCCTCGTAAAGGCTTAACCTTGCCGTACACAACTAACTCGCCGGGTCATTCTTCAATAGGCACGCCGTCATCCCGCTAACCTATAACTCGAAAGGGTCGAGGCTTTCCTTAATTCGCCTCATAACTCCCTGCCATACATTTCCATACTGTTTAAGTTTTCGTTCTCTATCTAGTGCAACCGCTTGACTACGATATGCTTCTAAATAGACCAACTTCCAACTTCTACCACGCGTGTAGCCAGTATTTAAGATCGAATTATGTTGACTGATCCGATACAAAACATTGCTAGAATAGCCAATGTAATACTTTTTATCGCGCGGAGATCTAAGGGTAAGACTTTTAAGAACATAAACAAAGTACATGATCTTAATAATATCGAACCTTCATTAAATCTTTCTTATATGAAAATTAGACAGAGTTAAACCCCCTCCAACTATAAGTTAGCGGGACTCCGACTGTTTGTAAGCTCTTGGTTTCAGTTCTATTTCACTCCCCTCACAGGGGTACTTTTCACCTTTCCCTCACGGCACTTGTTCACTATCGGTCACATAGAGTATTTAGCCTTACCGGGTGGTTCCGGCAGGTTCCCACAAAGTTTCACTTATTCCGTGGTACTCAGGATCCCTACAAAGAGTGTCATACATTTCGCGTACGCAGCTATCATGCTCTATGGCCTATCTTTCCAGATATGTTCTGCTATATATAACATTTCTTACTCTTAGGTCGATCTGCTGATCGACCAAGTAGGTCCTACAACTCCTATGCTGCACGAGCAGCAGCCTGCAGGTTCAAATTGGCAATCAACGCAACGCGGATCATGCCGTTTATCCCCCTTACACAACATAGGTTTGGGCTAATCCCTTTTCGTTCGCCACTACTCAGGGAATCAACTTACGTTCTCTTTTCTTCTAGTTACTAAGAGGTTTCACTTCACTAGATACCCGTCAATACAGCTACTCAATTTCACTGTAAGACAACTGGACATTACTCCAGCTGGGTTACCCCATTCGGAAATCTCCGGGTCAAAGCCTGCTAGGCGGCTCACCGAAGCTTATCGTTGCCTGCGACGTCCTTCATCGGCTCTATGTGCCAAGGCATCCACCAAAAGCCCTTAATTCACTTCTTGAAATCGCTATCATTCTATTCAGTTTTCAATGTGCTACGTCAGTCTTATTTCAGACTTCCCTGCCTTATCCATGCCGATACAAAATGCCAAAAAGGCCTTCCTGTATCAATATCAGCACTTCATGTGCAGGTATCTAACGTATCAAAGAGGTCTGATCGTGAATCTATCAAATCATCACAAACGCCTCTTTTTCAAAGATCATACTGGTGGAGCCGAAAGGATTCGAACCTTTCAAATGCTTGCCCTACCGAAGTAGCCAAACAGCCCCATATGGAGTCGCTCACATTCGAACAGCCGAAGCAAAGCTTCAAGTGTTCTCAAGCACGCAACTAAAAAACTTACTAACCTAATTTCAAAGATCGTGTCGCTCATTTTCGGAACACTAAAGCAAAGCTTTAAGTTTCCTCTCATTCGCAACTAACTGAACTCATAACATCAACACTCCCCTCACCCCTATCTTACCTACAACTCAAATACTTTAGTATTTTAAGTGTTAAGGAGGTATCACATGACTTACACTCTGCACCCCCTGTATTCTTTAACTTGAAATACTTTAGTATTTCAAGTGTTAAGGAGACATTCCAAAGCTTCACCCTGTACCCTTCTCAAAACAAATATTCTTCAAAGTATTTTTTGTTAGCGAGACAGACCTGAGCGCTTAGTAGTTGATCTCTGATCAACTACGGCAAGCGAAGGTTCTGCCGAGCTGGTGGAGCTAGGTGGACTCGAACCACCGACCTCTTCATTGCAAATGAAGCGTTCTGGCCAGCTGAACTATAGCCCCATACCGCTAACTTATAGTGCATCTGGTCGAATTGACTGGATACAGATCCCATCACGCTATAAGTTAGCGGGATGGTGGGCGAGCCAGGTTTCGAACCTGGGACCTCAGTCTTATCAGGACTGCGCTCTAAACCAGCTGAGCTACACGCCCATGTCCAGAGGCAGACCAGCACCGGTCGATAATCCCTATCAACACGATGTGTAATGCCACCCCTACTGCTACCAATGCATTACATCAGAGCGAGATGGAGAAGCACCATAAAAACTTGCAACCCCATTCACAAGATTCTTTGTTCTAAAAGAGCGGTTCGTTGAAAACCGAAAAGTGGTAGGAAGATCCATTCTTGAATTCATTGTGCTCTTGTATACCAAGAGCTGGGTACTCCTTAGAAAGGAGGTAATTCAGCCGCAGATTCCCCTACGGCTACCTTGTTACGACTTAATCCCAGTCACAAGCATTACCTTAGTCGTCCAGTATAAATACCAAACGCCTTCAGGTATTACCTGCTCCCATGACTTGACGGGCGGTGTGTGCAAGACCCGAGAACGTATTCACCGCAGCATGGCTGATCTGCGATTACTAGCGAATCCAACTTCATGAGGTCGAGTTGCAGACCTCAATCCGAACTGAGATCGGTTTTAAGGATTAGCTCCGCCTTGCGGCTTGGCTGCCTATTGTACCGACCATTGTAGCGCGTGTGTCGCCCAGGACATAAGGGCCATGCGGACCAGACGTCATCCCCTCCTTCCTCAACGTTTTACCGCTGCAGTATCCCGAGACACTTGTAACACGGGAAAGGGGTTGCGCTCGTTTCGGGACTTAACCCTACATCTCACGACACGAGCTGACGACGGCCATGCAGCACCTGTGCACGGTCCAGCCAAACTGACGTCAATCTTTCGAAAGACTACGACCGGCATGTCAAACCCTGGTAAGGTTCTACGATCACCATCGAATTAAACCACGCGCTCCTCCGCTTGTGCGGGTCCCCGCCAATTCATTTGAGTTTTAGCCTTGCGGCCGTACTCCCCAGGCGGGATGCTTAACGCGTTAGCTGCGCCACTCAGCACTTCCATAATAGTCTCCGAAGAGTCTAACAGGTCGTACCAAACGGCTAGCATCCATAGTTTACGGCGTGGACTACACGGGTATCTAATCCGTTTTGCTACCCACGCTTTCGAGCCTCAGCGTCAGAACAGAGCCAGTGAATCGCCTTCGCCTCTGGTGTTCCTCCCGATATCAACGTATTTCACCACTCCACCGGGAATTCCATTCACCTCTCTCTGTCTCGATCTCTGTAGTATCCGGCGCCTTTCCGAGGTTAAGCCACGGTCTTTGACACAAGACTTACAGAGACGCCTACGCATCTCTTTACGCCCAGTAAATCCGGATAACGTTTGCACCCTACGCATCACCGATGCTTCTGGCACGTAGTTAGCAGGTGCTTATTCATGTGGTACCGTCAGTTATTCTTCCCACATAAAAGGAGTTTACAATCCTAAGACCGTCATCCTCCACGCGGCGTCGCTGCGTCAGGGTTGCCCCCATTGCGCAAAATTCCTAGTTGCTGCCTCCCGTAGGAGTATGGGCCGTTCTCAGTCCCATTGTGGCTGGCCACGCTCTCACGCCAGCTACCCGTCTTAGCCTTGGTGAGCCTTTACCTCACCAACAAGCTGATAGGACGCGGGCTCCTCCTGAAGCGCCGGAGCTTTACCCATTAACACCGAAGTGAAATGGGTCCATCGGATATTACCCCGCCTTTCGGCGAGCTGTTCCCGACTCCAGGGCAGATTACCCACGCGTTACTCACCCGTTTGCCACTGACACTGCTAACTCATAGTCGCAAGCGACTATAAGTTAGCGGTCCGTTCGACTTGCATACCTTAGGCACGCCGCCAACGTTCATCCTGAGCTATGATCAAACTCTCATTGAAAAATTACTATCGGGCGATCATTATTAACAATCGCACTGCAAGCAGCGACCGATAGACGTTGACAATTACCAAGAGATGAAATAGCCGAAGCCATTTCAAACTACTTGATGATCGATTTACTGGTTATTCCTATAAACATGGATGCTCCAAAAGGAGCATTCTTGCTATAAATATAGGAAGCCAATCTATTTAGATGGACTTCCTACCACTTTTCAATTTTCAACGAACAATCCGGTGACCCGGAATGAGCCCTGAAACATACGCTTAAGGACTCATGGCGAGTACCAATTAGTTAGCGCTTATACCACCCCTGGTGGTGACTGTCAATACAATTTTGAAACTGGGTGTTCTTTGGGAATTAACCCAAGAGGAAACCCTGACCTTCCCGATTGAGCGTATTCTATCACACAAGACGCTGACGCGCAACAGAAATCTCCCACTTTTTAAAAATTCACCAAATCCCACTAATCTGGGATTTATACGTTCAGATCGACCTCACAGAATTCAAAAATAATAAAACCGACCAACATCACACCGCCTGCCACACTATAAGTTAGCGGGATAGAGCCCGATCAACTCCTCCACACTCGTCGCATCCTCAGGTCTCTTATCCCTATCAAACTCTATCAACCTAGGGAATCTCAATGCCAATCCATAACCCAACTGATCGAACCCTGCTAAATGCGCCTTACTTCGAGTTATCTCATCTGCCTCAACAGTACAGACAACCTCTGGCAAAACCCAAACATCAGGTTTTAACTGCTCCGAAACGACATATTCTTTAGGCGCAACAGAAGTTTCCAATTTCTTAAGCCGAGACCCTATAAGTACCCACTGTTCATCCGTAATTCCCGTACCTATCTTCGTAGTTGAGATCATCTTTCCCATATCCTTATCATAAACCCCTCCTAGTAACGCACCCATACCAAATTCTGTTTGTCGACCACTTCCATAGTAATACCCCATGATCACAAGATCGACAGAATCGACAAGGGTATTCAACATAGAACGCTTCAGCTTGATCCATTCAAAATTTCGTTTTCCTGCTTGATATCCTCCACTCCGTTTCTTTGCCACAATACCCTCAAGACCAGCTCCTACCGCTTTGTTGAACTCTTCCTCTAATTGATCCATCTCGCAAATATCAGTAGTTACTGTTAAATTCATTATATCTGCATTTTTAGTAGCACCCATCGTACTATAAGTGATCAAAGCTTCATTACCACCTTCATTACCACCTACATCACCACCCCTATTTATCACAGGGTTTTTGAATAACTTGGCTAACTCCCTCAAACGAACCTCAAGATCTTCATCCAACAGGCTATGATCGCTTTCAAGTAACAGATCAAATGCATAATAGCGTACAGGAACATTTTCCTTAGCCTCTTCTATACGGTATTTTCGCTTTCTTGTCATTGTTTCTTGAAAGGGGGCAAACCCTTCTTTGTCACTATCCCAACCGACTACCTCACCATCCAAAATAAAGCTTGGAGAATCAAACTTAGATACTGCATCAACAACATCAGGGAACATTTCGGTAATATCTTCGAGGTTTCGCGAGAATAGCTTGATTTGACAATCCTTCTGAACCTCTGCCTGATCAAACATCCCTATAGAGTCATCCTTGACCTCCTCTAATTTCGAAGTCCACACCCTGTTTTCGTATGCCACCGATCTTATGTCAATACCTTTATGGATCTGACAGCGGATGCCATCATATTTCGGCTGAATATAAAAATCATCCCCTAGTCTTTCAAACACCGCCGTAAATTCCTTTACCCTTTCAACCAATCTTGAACGAACAGGTATACCGATCTTTACCTCTGGAGTGACATTTTTCTTAGTTGCAACTGCCGATAATACCCTATGGGATAGATAACCGAGGTCAGGATCCACCCCATAGCAATCAGCAAGCTGAGAGGACATATCTTTATTGCCTGTTAAAATGATAGACAAGGCATCAATTACAGTACTATCACTCGCGCCCAACCTTAATTTTCCTGTAACAATGCGAGAAACATATTTAGCCTCAACGGGTGTTGAATTAGTCATCATTTCTTTTACCAATGTTGCCTTTTTTGTTGCACTGCCAGCCCCGGTGGTATTTACCAATTTCCAAAGTTGATCATAAACCTCTTTTACAGATAGCTTTCCTACAGGCTTTGAGTTAGTTGATAATAATTGAAATGCTGTATCTCCTATATCCCCAATTTCCCCTCTTAAAGAGTCTATCTCTTCAATGGTCTTACCAGAAAGATCTGCTAAAGCGCCTAATATTGAACGTTCGGACATATTGAATTCTGCAGGTACAAAAAGAGGTGCTACCCTACCCTTGATCAGATAGCAGAGGATCTGGACCTCCTCAGGGTCGAATTCTTCAAAAAGACTTGCCAGTATATCCGTCATTTCATTTCTTGAAGACAATTTTTCTATCTGTTCGAAAACTTCAGCTATTCTGATGAATTTTGCCATTTTCGGGCGATGCTCATATATTTTATATCGATGGTTCTAACCATCTAACCATCTAACCATCTAACCATCTAACCATCTAACCATCTAACCATCTAACCATCTAACCATCTAACCATCTAACCACCTAACCATCTAATCACCTAATCACCTAATCACCTAACCCACCTATTTCCCCTATGATCAAGGAGTTCTCTACTTCAGCTCTGCAATATTCCTTCCTCGAGAAGCGTTCACTAATAATGGTACTTTCAGCTGTACGCAATTCTTCATGATTTCTGTCAATTCGGCCTCAACCTCATCAACTATCTCATCAAGCACCTCAAAAACCAATTCGTCATGTATCTGAAGTAATGTAAATACCTTATACTTAACC
The genomic region above belongs to Candidatus Nomurabacteria bacterium and contains:
- a CDS encoding alpha/beta fold hydrolase, producing the protein GYFEDFITIAGQPAYISSPIAIDSDKPSPIIVYSHGSNTTVSTGMDSEFMYDLREYSEIFTKEGYIFSASNQHGANWGSPEAIADMQNLIENIKENYNSNGDIYLIGYSMGGLPTLRFAFNYPENIVKIALLAPTSYASSYTEADFNAIKDIPIKIWHGNADVNVGIFLSKDLVARADLFDVPIELVELPEKGHWDVDTELITNINVFFSYK
- a CDS encoding GNAT family N-acetyltransferase, with protein sequence MEIETDRIILRAPNKADHPLFIGLCMDPKVTEHFEYIKRDSEEKVLEFLMGMVKGMEGELTSLHYVIIEKDQNRSIGFIGIGDPEEEVASLPDRKVMNFGYAILPKYWGFGYATEALSLVIKKCFATFPNIELIHGECDADNIGSIKVMEKAGMKRFNQYKDKDGSVTIEFMIEQ
- a CDS encoding ATP-dependent DNA ligase; the protein is MAKFIRIAEVFEQIEKLSSRNEMTDILASLFEEFDPEEVQILCYLIKGRVAPLFVPAEFNMSERSILGALADLSGKTIEEIDSLRGEIGDIGDTAFQLLSTNSKPVGKLSVKEVYDQLWKLVNTTGAGSATKKATLVKEMMTNSTPVEAKYVSRIVTGKLRLGASDSTVIDALSIILTGNKDMSSQLADCYGVDPDLGYLSHRVLSAVATKKNVTPEVKIGIPVRSRLVERVKEFTAVFERLGDDFYIQPKYDGIRCQIHKGIDIRSVAYENRVWTSKLEEVKDDSIGMFDQAEVQKDCQIKLFSRNLEDITEMFPDVVDAVSKFDSPSFILDGEVVGWDSDKEGFAPFQETMTRKRKYRIEEAKENVPVRYYAFDLLLESDHSLLDEDLEVRLRELAKLFKNPVINRGGDVGGNEGGNEALITYSTMGATKNADIMNLTVTTDICEMDQLEEEFNKAVGAGLEGIVAKKRSGGYQAGKRNFEWIKLKRSMLNTLVDSVDLVIMGYYYGSGRQTEFGMGALLGGVYDKDMGKMISTTKIGTGITDEQWVLIGSRLKKLETSVAPKEYVVSEQLKPDVWVLPEVVCTVEADEITRSKAHLAGFDQLGYGLALRFPRLIEFDRDKRPEDATSVEELIGLYPANL